From one uncultured Paludibacter sp. genomic stretch:
- a CDS encoding Putative xylanase (modular protein) (Evidence 3 : Putative function from multiple computational evidences), giving the protein MKKNILLLFLMISLYCFPQEKILLYPNGALEENFASKTESDENPKFIVNVNETRMYYYPVNKNANAKNPAILILPGGGYGGLAIEYEGALVAKYLNSIGVSAFVLYYRMPFHHSEVPLKDAKTAMEMIRSNAKKWSVDAKKVGVIGFSAGGHLASTLATHSDKKNRPDFVALIYPVISFQSEFNPGGTRNNLLGENPSKEQINYFSNELHISKKTPPTFLVHAIDDKVVEVEHSKAFADALQQKGIKHKLILYSKGGHGFGMKNQRLDADFWYVSFKKWLEDMKIIHLPTLNKKGYSLVWKEDFKENKLDETVWSNEPAKPGRVNHELQRYTDGENMEVKNGILTITAHNENNEYTSARLITRDKKTFTYGIMEIKAKLPKGVGTWPAIWMLGNNIKQVGWPACGELDIMEHVGKHPNFIHTSIHNSSGHGSTPYTDIIEINDPFDTWHIYGMEWTKDYITFFVDRKVVYHYDPANKNEKNWPFNLPAYFILNIAIGGDWGGPKVDDSIFPVRMDIDWIKVYQKNQIK; this is encoded by the coding sequence ATGAAAAAAAATATTTTATTATTATTTTTAATGATTTCTTTGTACTGTTTTCCCCAAGAAAAAATTTTACTGTATCCCAACGGAGCATTGGAAGAAAACTTTGCCTCCAAAACTGAATCTGACGAAAACCCCAAATTCATTGTTAACGTTAACGAAACAAGAATGTATTATTATCCGGTTAATAAAAACGCAAACGCTAAAAATCCGGCTATTCTCATTCTCCCCGGAGGAGGTTATGGTGGTTTAGCCATAGAATACGAGGGGGCACTGGTAGCAAAATATTTGAATAGCATTGGCGTTTCTGCATTTGTTCTTTATTACCGCATGCCTTTTCATCATTCGGAAGTTCCTTTAAAAGACGCTAAAACAGCTATGGAAATGATCCGCTCTAATGCAAAAAAATGGAGTGTTGACGCCAAAAAAGTGGGAGTAATTGGTTTTTCTGCAGGAGGTCATTTAGCATCCACCCTTGCAACTCATTCTGATAAAAAGAACCGCCCCGATTTTGTTGCTTTAATTTACCCTGTTATTTCTTTTCAATCTGAATTCAATCCCGGCGGAACCCGAAATAATTTATTGGGAGAAAATCCATCAAAAGAACAAATTAATTATTTCTCAAACGAATTGCACATTTCTAAAAAAACTCCTCCTACATTTCTTGTACACGCCATTGATGATAAGGTTGTCGAGGTTGAACACAGCAAAGCATTTGCAGATGCATTACAACAAAAAGGTATAAAACATAAGTTGATTCTTTATTCTAAAGGAGGTCATGGTTTTGGAATGAAAAACCAACGACTTGATGCTGATTTTTGGTATGTTTCTTTCAAGAAATGGCTTGAAGATATGAAAATTATCCATCTTCCAACGTTAAATAAAAAAGGCTATAGTTTGGTTTGGAAAGAAGATTTCAAAGAAAATAAATTAGATGAAACAGTTTGGTCAAACGAGCCAGCAAAACCAGGTAGGGTAAATCACGAACTACAACGCTACACAGATGGAGAAAATATGGAAGTAAAAAATGGAATTCTTACCATCACAGCTCATAATGAAAACAATGAATACACTTCTGCAAGATTAATTACCCGTGATAAAAAAACATTTACTTACGGAATAATGGAAATAAAAGCCAAACTTCCAAAAGGAGTTGGAACCTGGCCTGCAATATGGATGCTTGGAAACAATATAAAACAAGTAGGGTGGCCTGCATGTGGCGAGCTGGATATTATGGAACACGTTGGAAAACATCCAAATTTCATTCATACCTCCATTCACAATTCATCGGGTCATGGAAGTACTCCGTATACCGACATTATTGAAATTAACGATCCTTTTGATACCTGGCACATTTATGGGATGGAATGGACAAAAGATTATATAACTTTCTTTGTCGATAGAAAAGTAGTTTATCATTATGACCCTGCAAACAAAAATGAAAAAAACTGGCCATTCAATCTTCCTGCTTATTTCATTTTAAATATTGCTATTGGAGGAGATTGGGGTGGTCCTAAAGTAGATGATTCAATTTTTCCTGTAAGAATGGACATTGATTGGATAAAAGTATATCAGAAAAATCAAATTAAATAG
- a CDS encoding conserved hypothetical protein (Evidence 4 : Unknown function but conserved in other organisms): MKHARLIIILLLPMIMLSFSSSSKKNILVIGDSISLGYGPFLSEMLYDKYRYSTKNTGADVGNLDYPSGPNAGDSKMVLLYLKTLLKQKKDINLILLNCGLHDIKTDKKTRKKTIPVELYKQNLDSIFKVVKKQNIPLIWINTTPVNDSIHNSKNVGFYRYNADVIKYNLAADSICKKHKIKQIDLYNFTSKFPITAYKDHIHYFNEYARLQAAYIAGFVQATQ; encoded by the coding sequence ATGAAACACGCACGCTTAATTATTATATTATTACTTCCTATGATTATGCTTTCGTTTTCATCATCGAGTAAGAAAAATATTTTGGTTATTGGCGATAGCATTTCTCTTGGTTACGGACCTTTTTTAAGTGAAATGTTATACGATAAATACCGTTACTCAACAAAAAACACCGGAGCTGATGTGGGGAATTTAGATTATCCTTCAGGACCCAATGCGGGCGACTCTAAAATGGTATTGCTTTATTTGAAAACATTATTAAAACAGAAAAAAGATATTAATTTAATTTTACTTAATTGCGGATTACACGACATAAAAACAGACAAAAAAACAAGGAAAAAAACCATTCCTGTTGAGTTGTATAAACAAAATTTAGATTCTATTTTTAAAGTTGTAAAAAAGCAAAATATTCCGCTAATATGGATTAATACTACCCCTGTAAATGATTCTATCCACAACTCAAAAAATGTAGGATTTTATCGTTATAATGCAGATGTGATAAAATATAATCTTGCGGCAGATTCCATTTGCAAAAAACATAAAATCAAACAAATTGACTTATATAATTTTACGTCAAAATTTCCCATAACCGCGTACAAAGATCATATACATTATTTTAACGAATATGCGCGATTACAAGCGGCATACATCGCAGGGTTTGTGCAAGCAACTCAATAA
- a CDS encoding Lipolytic protein G-D-S-L family (fragment) produces MIRRFVFLLTFTISFQTFSKNILIIGDSHGALSQGWAHQLAEMRANDSIFNLAISGNTIGFQNNGQDTLNTLKNIDSYFERAEKHFKQIDAIIILLGTNDCKAVFASKTKEVEQNLDSLLTKINEYFLSNKTPQLIYVSPPPMADDKFLAAKYVGGNERLKTLVKTIKTQATKHHFTFVDIFHPLWKERNTLTADGVHYKPEGYKKMADIIRKKLNQ; encoded by the coding sequence ATGATTCGAAGATTTGTATTTTTATTAACATTCACAATATCCTTTCAAACTTTTTCAAAGAATATTTTAATTATTGGCGACTCTCATGGCGCCTTATCTCAAGGTTGGGCACATCAATTGGCAGAAATGAGAGCAAATGATTCGATATTCAATCTTGCTATTTCAGGAAATACCATCGGTTTTCAAAATAATGGACAGGACACATTAAATACATTAAAAAATATTGACAGTTATTTTGAAAGAGCTGAAAAACATTTTAAACAAATAGACGCGATTATAATTTTGCTTGGTACAAATGATTGTAAAGCGGTTTTTGCATCAAAAACAAAAGAAGTGGAGCAAAATTTAGATTCACTTCTAACAAAAATCAACGAATATTTTCTTAGTAATAAAACACCTCAGCTTATTTATGTCTCTCCACCTCCAATGGCTGATGATAAATTTTTAGCCGCAAAATATGTTGGAGGGAATGAAAGATTAAAAACGCTCGTTAAAACAATCAAAACTCAAGCAACGAAACATCATTTTACATTTGTAGACATTTTTCATCCGCTATGGAAAGAACGAAACACGCTTACTGCGGACGGAGTACATTACAAACCGGAAGGTTATAAAAAAATGGCTGATATAATCCGGAAGAAATTAAACCAATGA
- a CDS encoding Alpha glucosidase/alpha-xylosidase (modular protein): protein MKSKKNIFLFLILLITHQFIYAGVNKQNNEMKDTLPADSNIVLPPAWAFGILYGGYTNQNQTIARIQNIIKHNYPIDAYWIDSWFWSFADKGSGPKKYIDFVADTVDFPHRKIMWDFMRKNNIKGGFWIWDCIFQKGNEDVFNDFDSKDFFRNKYIEYNLWHNNSTTTAMFQTEEKHEGTLCGNIDFNNPEAVKYFKQKMKPFFDEGADFLKLDRTPAIEVCKTMFELSQEYGKETEGRGFILSHTGGQENETYKRYPAKWTDDTRSDWTIEKPTKDFNSWVPRVAFKENVAMFTDSTKKSSKIPFLANDLGGFDMGKTDVLDEELYIRWMEFSMFTPIVEVFSQPENITSNMAFAISERADTLFKKYSHLRMKLFPYIYSYSHRVRLESKQMMQSVENNPYDYFFGNEMYVAPVYEQFAVKRNVTLPQGNWINYWTNETLQGGEKLEIDAPINQIPLFVPQGAIIPMRNYYSSIEKGNNDTLFIHIYPGNSGTFTLIEDDGTSNDYLKGIFAKTKIHLIKRDKSDQLIIKPVAGEYNGMKMERRVKIIVHQSKKIKSITINKKNVFNFQIGNIAETKYCQLMKDKTTIFSIFYK, encoded by the coding sequence ATGAAATCAAAAAAAAACATATTCTTATTTTTAATTTTATTAATAACGCATCAATTTATATATGCAGGAGTTAATAAACAGAATAATGAAATGAAAGACACTCTTCCTGCAGATTCTAATATAGTTCTTCCTCCGGCTTGGGCTTTTGGAATTTTGTATGGGGGATATACAAATCAAAATCAAACGATAGCGCGGATTCAGAACATCATCAAACACAATTATCCCATTGATGCTTATTGGATAGATTCTTGGTTTTGGAGTTTTGCCGATAAAGGCAGCGGACCTAAAAAATACATTGATTTTGTAGCTGACACAGTAGATTTTCCTCACAGAAAAATAATGTGGGACTTTATGCGAAAAAATAATATAAAAGGTGGATTCTGGATTTGGGATTGTATCTTTCAAAAAGGAAATGAAGATGTTTTTAATGATTTTGATTCCAAAGATTTCTTTAGAAATAAATATATAGAATACAATCTTTGGCACAATAACAGTACAACAACGGCAATGTTTCAAACCGAAGAAAAACATGAAGGAACACTGTGTGGAAATATTGATTTTAATAATCCGGAAGCTGTAAAGTATTTCAAACAAAAAATGAAACCTTTTTTTGATGAAGGGGCTGATTTTTTAAAACTTGACAGAACTCCCGCCATAGAAGTTTGCAAAACGATGTTTGAACTCTCACAAGAATATGGAAAAGAAACAGAAGGTCGTGGATTTATTCTTTCACACACAGGAGGTCAAGAAAACGAAACCTACAAACGTTACCCTGCAAAATGGACGGACGACACACGAAGTGATTGGACAATTGAAAAGCCTACCAAAGATTTCAATTCATGGGTACCAAGAGTTGCATTCAAGGAAAACGTTGCTATGTTTACAGATTCTACTAAAAAAAGCAGTAAAATTCCTTTTCTTGCCAACGACTTAGGTGGTTTTGATATGGGAAAAACAGATGTTTTAGATGAGGAATTATACATCCGCTGGATGGAATTTTCAATGTTCACCCCCATTGTAGAAGTGTTTTCGCAACCTGAAAATATAACTTCAAATATGGCATTTGCTATTTCAGAGCGTGCTGACACTTTATTTAAGAAATACTCACATCTTCGTATGAAGTTGTTTCCATATATTTATTCTTATTCACACAGGGTAAGATTGGAAAGTAAACAAATGATGCAATCCGTTGAGAATAATCCTTACGATTATTTTTTTGGTAATGAAATGTATGTCGCTCCTGTTTACGAGCAATTTGCTGTAAAACGAAACGTAACTTTGCCACAAGGCAATTGGATAAATTACTGGACAAACGAGACATTACAAGGTGGAGAAAAACTTGAAATAGATGCTCCAATTAATCAGATACCGTTGTTCGTTCCTCAAGGGGCGATTATACCGATGCGTAATTATTATTCATCTATAGAAAAAGGTAACAATGATACGCTTTTTATTCATATTTATCCAGGTAATTCAGGTACTTTTACCTTGATAGAAGATGACGGAACAAGCAATGATTATTTAAAAGGAATATTTGCTAAAACAAAAATTCACCTCATAAAAAGAGATAAATCAGACCAATTGATTATTAAACCTGTAGCTGGAGAATACAATGGGATGAAAATGGAGAGAAGAGTAAAAATAATTGTTCATCAGTCAAAAAAAATAAAATCAATCACGATTAACAAAAAAAATGTGTTCAATTTTCAAATTGGAAATATTGCCGAAACCAAATACTGTCAATTAATGAAAGATAAAACAACAATATTTAGCATTTTCTATAAATAG
- a CDS encoding putative lipoprotein (Evidence 3 : Putative function from multiple computational evidences) has product MKKIFYFISVIILLTAAYSCSNFEDLNTNPDASTVVSSDMIATQILKDTYRFWNPNPTDFATGNLWNKHIAVLETNANPYQYYYSYWPYGGFDSYANVTGLQKMVEFSKGTIVEPSYQGLALFLKAWYGFNATLDMGDVPYSEVGKMDEGIRYPKYDKQEDVVTYILEDLKNAEENFANGKDFKGDIMMDGKVVKWRRLCNSMQLKVIQTFGKKATAAQKARFAEIVSANNIMQSNDDNFSLKYSDNQNSWHPFSNNGEDRRKVTSLAKLTVDVLKKFNDRRLFYFAEPAAALITAGKTESEFAAYEGAPTELAAEPLAINNQAGQYSLINKRYVEIHAGDPMLILTYAEQCFILAEAVEEGWISGTAKTYYENGVKASLSYYKSLSSAPSTYLHGMAITDDYISNYFTGDAAYAVSGTKTDRLHQIWLQRWLIDFFQGNGGKYYFQFLRTGYPEFPLDANTCMNPDGKTYPKRWMYPTTEQTTNPENYKKAIDEQYNGYDGINQVPWWLK; this is encoded by the coding sequence ATGAAAAAGATATTTTATTTTATTTCAGTAATAATATTACTCACTGCCGCATATTCTTGCAGTAACTTTGAGGATTTAAACACAAACCCGGATGCCTCTACGGTAGTATCTTCTGATATGATTGCTACACAAATATTAAAAGACACATATCGATTCTGGAACCCAAATCCTACCGATTTTGCAACAGGTAATTTATGGAATAAACATATCGCTGTTTTGGAAACAAACGCAAATCCATACCAGTATTATTATTCCTACTGGCCTTATGGTGGGTTTGATTCTTATGCAAATGTTACCGGTCTTCAAAAAATGGTAGAATTTTCTAAAGGTACAATAGTTGAACCATCTTATCAAGGGTTAGCTCTGTTTTTGAAAGCTTGGTACGGATTCAATGCAACTTTGGATATGGGAGATGTACCATACTCAGAAGTTGGAAAAATGGATGAAGGTATAAGATATCCAAAGTATGACAAACAGGAAGATGTTGTAACTTATATTTTGGAAGATTTAAAAAATGCCGAAGAAAACTTTGCAAACGGTAAAGACTTTAAAGGTGATATAATGATGGATGGAAAAGTTGTGAAATGGCGTAGATTATGTAATAGTATGCAATTAAAAGTAATTCAAACCTTCGGTAAAAAAGCAACGGCTGCTCAAAAGGCACGTTTTGCTGAAATTGTTTCAGCAAACAATATTATGCAAAGCAATGATGATAATTTTTCATTGAAATATTCTGACAATCAAAATTCATGGCATCCTTTTTCTAATAATGGGGAAGATAGACGAAAAGTAACTTCTTTAGCAAAACTCACAGTTGATGTGTTAAAAAAATTCAATGATAGAAGGTTGTTTTATTTTGCAGAACCTGCGGCAGCATTAATTACGGCAGGCAAAACAGAATCTGAGTTTGCTGCTTACGAGGGAGCTCCAACTGAACTTGCAGCTGAACCTTTAGCTATCAACAACCAAGCTGGTCAATACTCTTTGATAAATAAACGTTATGTTGAAATACATGCAGGTGATCCAATGTTGATTCTTACTTATGCAGAACAATGTTTTATTTTAGCTGAAGCGGTTGAAGAAGGTTGGATTTCAGGTACAGCAAAAACTTATTATGAAAATGGAGTAAAAGCTTCATTATCTTATTATAAAAGTTTGTCCTCAGCTCCATCAACATATCTACACGGAATGGCAATAACCGATGATTATATTAGTAATTATTTTACAGGTGATGCCGCTTATGCTGTTAGTGGTACTAAAACCGATAGATTACATCAAATATGGTTACAACGTTGGTTGATTGACTTCTTCCAAGGGAACGGAGGTAAATACTACTTCCAGTTCTTACGTACAGGTTACCCTGAATTTCCATTAGACGCAAACACCTGTATGAATCCAGATGGCAAAACATATCCCAAACGTTGGATGTATCCAACAACCGAGCAAACAACTAATCCCGAAAATTACAAGAAAGCTATAGATGAGCAATATAATGGATACGACGGAATAAACCAAGTTCCTTGGTGGTTAAAATAA
- a CDS encoding TonB-linked outer membrane protein, SusC/RagA family: MRKFLFKKRAFVLFAFLMLGLTSFVFAQKVSLNSNQQNLKQVLESISRQTGYTLAYSKEVVNLNEPVNINVKDAELSEVMAKLLNPLNLSYEIKDKKIYISDKSSQSVSGQQIQIQGKVLDTKGEPIIGATVKVKGASSGTITNFNGEFSLETTVNSTLIVSYIGYKTAEINIGNKKIIDINLEEDVKGINEIVVTALGIKREQKALGYSVQTVDGEQLQKVSGTELGTALTGKVSGLLVKNSTDFGVTPTITIRGENPLIVIDGVPYTNKKISDISAADIESMNVLKGSTASALYGEKGATGAILITTKNGRSTKGGLSVDVSTNTMYTAGFLAIPGKQSMYGRGTNNKYDKNSTNSWGQLMDGSIQNQWDPYLMDYADYEYLPIGKNNFKNFLEQGYATNNNVSVAYKTDVSAVRSSLNWIENKGQYPNSKLDRYNYSLGGDINLNKFTISSNLSYSKKTIPNLGSNGYTSYDPMYSLLIWSACDFDLMDYKNNYWMIKDQKQNYTYQSGVNNPYFDRYEKTNESDRDIFNADVTTSYQITKWLKTTLRTGLDYYTDLGKQKVSIGSYVSLGNTPFPGNLYPWNGTSTGAYNTGKTQGFSINSDLIFTGDRKIDKLTIEYLFGGAINYNRDETLYGMTNGGLSIPGFYSLKASVNSAIVGESRYAKQVNSLYGRMAFSWDRLVYLDVTGRNDWSSTLAASQRSYFYPSVAGSFVISELLPDTKNWLDLLKIRTSWTQSKKMAGIYEINPAFTITSATWGTLNGATAPTSIYPADIKPATASTFETGFQGIFFKNRLSVDLAYYKTDYYDNIIFGNVSPSTGYTKALVNTNERTARKGVELTLGGTPIKNKDWQWDINANWSKYARYYTQLDSVYTTKKPWIKVGERVDVFYSKDFIKNPETGEYITNNGRLQYSKYDSKFGYSDPDFVWGLSTTLRYKNLSLYMSVDGVVGGLMNTRTESYMWQSGSHPNSLSAERAADVADPNVGHYLVDGVKVTGGTVTYDEYGNITSDTRTYAANDQYISYKQYIIDLHNSSAWGGNGSPTDTYSKTFVKLREISLTYLVPNKYLYKFAKSASVSLVGQNVFLWAKDFKYSDPDGGTEDFADPSVRYLGFNIKLTF; encoded by the coding sequence ATGAGAAAATTTCTCTTCAAAAAAAGAGCATTTGTTTTATTCGCTTTTTTGATGTTGGGACTTACAAGTTTTGTTTTTGCGCAAAAAGTAAGTTTAAATTCAAATCAGCAAAATTTAAAACAAGTTCTGGAAAGTATTAGTCGTCAAACGGGCTATACTTTGGCTTACAGTAAAGAAGTTGTTAATCTGAATGAACCCGTCAACATTAATGTAAAGGATGCGGAACTTTCAGAGGTAATGGCAAAACTTCTTAATCCTCTCAATTTAAGTTACGAGATTAAAGACAAGAAGATTTACATCAGCGATAAATCGTCTCAATCAGTTTCAGGCCAACAAATACAAATTCAGGGAAAAGTTCTTGATACAAAAGGAGAACCAATTATAGGGGCTACAGTTAAAGTAAAAGGAGCCTCTTCAGGAACTATTACAAATTTCAATGGAGAATTCTCGCTAGAAACCACCGTAAATTCCACTTTAATAGTTTCATACATAGGATATAAAACTGCCGAAATTAATATCGGGAATAAAAAAATTATTGATATTAATTTAGAAGAAGATGTAAAAGGGATAAATGAAATAGTTGTAACAGCTCTCGGTATCAAACGTGAACAAAAAGCACTTGGATATTCTGTCCAAACAGTAGATGGAGAACAACTACAAAAAGTATCCGGCACAGAACTAGGAACCGCCCTTACAGGAAAAGTATCTGGTCTTTTAGTTAAAAATTCAACCGATTTTGGTGTCACTCCTACCATAACCATTCGTGGTGAAAATCCTCTTATTGTAATCGACGGAGTTCCTTACACCAATAAAAAAATTAGTGATATTTCTGCTGCTGATATTGAATCAATGAATGTTTTAAAAGGCTCAACAGCATCTGCCTTGTATGGTGAAAAAGGCGCTACAGGTGCAATCCTTATCACAACAAAAAATGGTAGAAGTACGAAAGGAGGCTTAAGTGTAGATGTTTCTACAAACACGATGTACACTGCGGGTTTTTTAGCTATTCCTGGAAAACAATCTATGTATGGACGCGGCACAAACAATAAATATGATAAAAATTCGACAAATTCTTGGGGACAATTAATGGATGGTTCTATTCAGAATCAATGGGATCCGTATTTAATGGATTATGCTGATTATGAATATTTACCAATTGGAAAAAACAATTTTAAAAATTTCTTGGAACAAGGATATGCCACCAACAATAACGTAAGTGTTGCATACAAAACAGATGTTTCAGCAGTACGTAGTTCTTTAAACTGGATAGAAAACAAGGGACAATATCCTAATTCTAAATTAGACAGATATAATTACTCTTTAGGTGGGGATATAAATTTAAATAAATTCACAATATCATCCAATTTATCTTATTCAAAAAAGACAATTCCTAACTTGGGTTCGAACGGTTATACTTCATATGATCCAATGTATTCTTTATTAATATGGTCAGCTTGCGATTTTGATCTTATGGATTATAAAAATAACTACTGGATGATAAAAGATCAAAAACAAAATTACACATACCAGTCTGGAGTAAATAATCCATATTTTGACAGATATGAAAAAACCAATGAATCAGATCGTGATATCTTCAATGCGGACGTGACTACAAGTTATCAAATTACCAAATGGTTAAAAACAACCTTGAGAACAGGGCTTGATTATTACACTGACTTAGGAAAGCAAAAAGTTTCTATTGGTTCTTATGTTTCATTGGGAAATACTCCATTTCCCGGAAATTTATACCCATGGAATGGTACAAGCACAGGCGCATATAATACAGGTAAAACTCAAGGATTTAGTATAAATTCAGATTTAATTTTTACTGGTGATCGTAAAATTGACAAATTGACTATTGAATATCTATTTGGAGGTGCAATAAATTACAATAGAGATGAAACATTATATGGAATGACCAATGGAGGTCTCTCAATTCCAGGATTTTATTCACTAAAGGCATCTGTAAACTCAGCCATTGTCGGAGAATCAAGATATGCAAAACAAGTTAATTCGTTATATGGAAGAATGGCTTTTTCCTGGGATAGATTGGTTTACTTAGATGTAACAGGTCGTAACGACTGGTCATCTACTTTAGCCGCAAGCCAGCGTTCATATTTCTATCCATCGGTTGCCGGAAGTTTTGTTATTTCAGAGCTTTTACCAGACACAAAAAACTGGTTAGATCTCCTAAAAATAAGGACATCTTGGACTCAATCTAAAAAAATGGCAGGTATTTATGAGATAAATCCGGCTTTTACTATTACTAGTGCAACTTGGGGAACATTAAATGGAGCAACTGCTCCTACATCCATTTATCCTGCAGACATCAAACCTGCAACAGCTTCTACTTTTGAAACAGGTTTTCAAGGGATATTTTTCAAGAACAGATTATCTGTAGATTTAGCTTACTACAAAACAGATTATTATGATAATATTATCTTCGGAAATGTTTCCCCAAGTACCGGTTATACAAAGGCATTAGTTAATACCAATGAAAGAACCGCTCGTAAAGGTGTGGAATTAACATTAGGAGGAACTCCCATTAAAAACAAAGATTGGCAATGGGATATAAATGCAAATTGGTCGAAATATGCTCGCTACTATACACAGTTAGATTCTGTTTACACTACTAAAAAACCTTGGATAAAAGTAGGCGAAAGAGTGGATGTTTTCTACAGTAAAGATTTTATCAAAAATCCTGAAACCGGAGAATATATCACAAATAATGGACGTCTTCAATACAGTAAATACGATTCAAAATTCGGTTATTCCGATCCTGATTTTGTATGGGGATTGAGTACAACACTCCGTTATAAGAATTTAAGTCTTTATATGTCTGTGGATGGTGTTGTTGGTGGATTAATGAATACACGTACCGAAAGTTATATGTGGCAATCGGGTTCACATCCAAATTCATTAAGTGCTGAAAGAGCAGCAGATGTTGCAGATCCAAATGTTGGACACTATTTAGTAGATGGTGTAAAAGTTACAGGAGGTACAGTAACTTACGATGAATATGGAAATATAACAAGTGATACGCGCACTTATGCTGCTAATGACCAATATATAAGTTATAAGCAATATATAATTGATTTGCACAACAGTAGTGCTTGGGGTGGAAATGGAAGTCCTACTGATACATACTCTAAGACTTTCGTAAAATTACGTGAAATTTCACTTACGTATCTTGTTCCCAACAAATATTTATACAAATTTGCTAAATCAGCATCTGTAAGTTTGGTGGGGCAAAATGTATTTTTATGGGCAAAAGATTTTAAATACTCTGACCCCGATGGAGGAACAGAAGACTTTGCTGACCCATCAGTCAGATATTTAGGATTTAATATTAAGTTAACGTTCTAA
- a CDS encoding conserved hypothetical protein (Evidence 4 : Unknown function but conserved in other organisms) codes for MNKRINKQMNNPDKKTIDKVIEGTATKEQAREVAKWFSTTVEGQSYLSELISLDAHRLETEDFSKLIPTNIHSKDMYDEIMRRIAVKHIRNTWMKVAAILIPLFLIAGLAYYANTQVDLFGGSEYTEIYVPKGERQHIIFQDGSEAYLNSDTRLKYPTKFGIKNRKVSLNGEGYFKISKNKKRPFIVQMENTNVTVLGTMFNTKAYNEDNEMRILLDEGSIVFNVPQNNYKLIPGQQAIYDKKSGKCTIYSLSKPADESAWRNDVIVFKDTPLSDVLKTLNRKFNVEFEVKNTQSIAYSYTLTTSQASLEKVISELEKIAPVRFTIHQNKVDVFLK; via the coding sequence ATGAATAAAAGAATTAATAAACAAATGAATAACCCCGATAAAAAAACCATAGATAAAGTTATTGAAGGCACCGCAACTAAAGAGCAGGCCCGCGAAGTAGCAAAATGGTTTTCGACAACAGTTGAAGGTCAGTCTTATTTATCTGAACTAATCAGTTTAGATGCACATAGACTGGAAACAGAAGATTTTTCCAAATTAATTCCTACAAATATTCACTCCAAAGATATGTATGACGAAATAATGAGACGTATAGCAGTTAAGCATATCCGAAATACTTGGATGAAAGTGGCTGCAATATTAATTCCTTTGTTTTTAATTGCCGGATTAGCCTATTATGCAAACACACAAGTAGATCTGTTTGGCGGTAGTGAATATACTGAGATTTATGTGCCGAAAGGAGAACGGCAACACATAATTTTTCAGGATGGGAGTGAAGCATACCTTAATTCCGATACAAGATTAAAATACCCCACAAAATTTGGAATAAAAAACAGAAAAGTATCCCTTAACGGAGAAGGATATTTTAAAATATCAAAAAATAAAAAAAGACCCTTCATTGTTCAAATGGAGAATACAAATGTGACTGTTTTAGGGACTATGTTTAACACCAAAGCTTATAATGAAGATAATGAAATGAGAATTTTGCTGGACGAAGGAAGCATTGTTTTTAATGTCCCCCAAAATAATTATAAATTAATCCCGGGACAACAAGCAATCTATGATAAAAAAAGCGGGAAATGTACCATTTATTCATTGAGTAAACCTGCCGATGAATCCGCTTGGAGAAATGATGTTATTGTATTCAAAGATACACCGCTTTCCGACGTACTTAAAACTCTAAATAGAAAATTCAATGTGGAATTTGAAGTTAAAAACACACAGTCAATAGCTTACTCTTATACTTTAACCACCTCCCAAGCATCATTGGAAAAAGTAATTAGCGAATTGGAGAAGATTGCTCCCGTACGTTTTACCATTCACCAAAATAAAGTAGATGTTTTTTTGAAATAA